In Zalophus californianus isolate mZalCal1 chromosome 4, mZalCal1.pri.v2, whole genome shotgun sequence, the following proteins share a genomic window:
- the LOC113915306 gene encoding cytochrome c oxidase assembly protein COX20, mitochondrial-like, with product MASTLEPGEPAKGKPFKLLGILDVENIPCARDSILYGSLGSVVAGLGHFLLTSRIRRSCDIGVGGFILVTLGCWFHCRYNYAKLRIQERIARDGIKNKILYESTHLDPERKQSPSKSSS from the coding sequence ATGGCCTCCACACTGGAGCCCGGCGAGCCCGCCAAGGGGAAGCCCTTTAAGCTCCTCGGAATTTTAGATGTTGAAAACATTCCCTGTGCACGGGATTCAATATTGTATGGTTCATTAGGATCTGTTGTGGCTGGCCTTGGACATTTTTTGTTAACTAGTAGGATTAGAAGATCATGTGACATTGGAGTAGGAGGATTTATCCTGGTGACTTTAGGATGCTGGTTCCATTGTAGGTATAATTATGCAAAGCTAAGAATCCAGGAAAGAATTGCCAGAGATgggattaaaaataagattttgtatGAAAGTACCCACCTTGaccctgaaagaaaacaaagccccAGCAAGAGCAGCAGTTGA